In the genome of Bremerella sp. P1, the window GAACTCCTCGTTCATCAGGCGGCGGCGATGATGCTTGGTCTTCCACCAGGGATCGGGAAAGTAGACGTGTACCGCTTCTAGCGAATCGCTAGGGATCGTCTCTCGAAAGATCTTCTGGCCATCACCATGAAACATGACCGCGTTGCTTCGTCCTTCTTTAGCCAGCTTGTAACCGGCAAACCGAGCATACTTGAACGCGATCTCGATCCCCAGAAAGTTATGCTCAGGGAATTGGCCCGAAGCGGTCTTCATGAACAACCCTTTGCCGGTACCAACCTCGACTTCAAGCGGTTGCTGCATGGGAAAGTAGGACTGCAGGTCCGGTCGCGTTTCGAGTACATCCGACTCGAAGAAGTGCTGCGAATAGTCGACTTCAGGTTTCAGCTTAGGAAGTGCTTTACGGCCCATGATTGATTCGTAATCGATAAAACTAGAAACGGAATTCGTCGTGACGGCTGGGGTCAAATTGGAACGATCGTTCCTTCTTCAAAACCGCCGAGTAAGTAGTGTCCGGGATGATCATTGCCAGCAGCGGCATGATGGCCATTCCGAAGATAAAACCCCCGATGTGCGCCCACCAGGCAACCCCTCCATCCAGCCCCACATGCAAAGCTCCCAGGCCTTGCACCAATTGAAACGTGATCCAAATTCCCAGCACCGCAAGCGCCGGCAGATCGATCATGAAGAAGATGACAAACAGAAACAACATGCAGCGCACCTGAGCCTTGGGATACGTCACCGCATAAGCACCCAGGATGACGGCGACGGCACCACTAGCACCAACGGTCGGAATCAACGCTCCGGTCGACGTGGCGGTCGCCCAATGGGCAAGTGCCGCAAAGATGCCCCCCAGCAAATAGAACAGCAGGTAAGGAACATGCCCCAGGCGATCCTCCACGTTATTGCCGAAGATCCACAGGAACCACATGTTGCCCACCAGGTGAGCGATCCCCGCATGCAGGAACATCGACGAGAAGATCGTTCCCAAGGCCGCCGTCATCGTTGCAGGCAAGGTAATGACCGTGTCGCTTTCGCCATTTTCGAGTACCTCACGAGCCTCAGGCGAACCCTGCACGAGACCTTCCAGATCGATCCGAACGGCTTCGCCAGAACCTAGTGCTTCGGTAAAGCGTTGAGGAACAAAACCGTATTCAAGAAACAAACGATTATGCTCTAGCGGATCTAAACCAAGCATCCCCAGCAAAAGCAAGGTATTGATCGCAATCAGTCCCACCGTCACTATTGGCCAACGGCGCGTTGGGTTTTCGTCGATCAGCGGGAAAAGCATGGGGAGTTACCAGCAGAGAACAGGCACGTGAGTCGCGGCCGTACCCCAGCGTCTTAGATCTCGTCGGGAAGTGGAATGCCGCGGATCACTCCTTCGGCAACCATCGTGTTTCCGACGAAACTCTGGAATGCACACACGAGCATTCGATTGGGGCGATAGCGAGTCTGCTTGAGCACGCACAGCAGGCGGTCACCAGGGCGAACGATACCGCGGAACTTGACTTCATCCAAGCCGCCAAAGCCCATTCGCTTGCCTGGCATCAAGTCGTGTACCACGACATACCAGGTACTAACCTGAGCCGCCATTTCGCACATCAAAACGCCCGGCATCAGAGGCATGCCAGGCATGTGTCCGCGCACCCAAAAGGCATCCTGCGCGATATCCATGTATCCAGCACAGATGCCTGCTTCAACATCGTCGTATACGATGCCGGTGAGCTGTTCCATCTCGTATCGCTGAGGATTGGTCTTTCGAACCGCCTCGAGATCGGCGATTACGTTATCAAAATCGATCGACGCAGGGTCGAGAATCAGGTCTTCTCGCGCCACCGTGAATCCTTCAGCTACCGATGAGGAACAAAATAGGGTTACTTCAACAACGCCAACCGGATCTTCCGGGCCAGCGTCCAAACAACACGACCGATCTTAGGTCTTGATGTTCTTACGCTTGGCCTTACGAGCTTTCGCACTCGCAGGACGGGCACCGTGATTGGCTTTCTTCAACTTACGATGTGGCTTGGCCATGGTTCTTACCTTGTGGTGAAAATACGTGATATGGAGGGCAAACTAAAGAGTCTGCGCCAGATTCTGGTTCAGAATCTATTTAGTATAGCGATTTGAGGGCGGACCGAAAGCCCTAATGGGGGTCCGCCAAGAGTTCCCAAAAACGGCCTGTCATCGTCGCAAGACACTGTAAGCACAGCACTTACCGTTTTGGCGACGATTCATCGAATGCCTCGCGGGAATCAGCATCCTCGCCAGACGGTTCTTTGTGCGGGTGCGAATTCGGCTCGTCAGGAATACTTGCCAGCTTGCGTCCGCGAGGCCGATCCCGCGCCGGCGAGGCGGTCGAATCGACCTCAGGCAATTCTCGGCGAAAGCCAGAAAGAATGGTCAACAGACACGGCAGGACGACCAACGAGGTAAAGAGACAGCACGCCACACCAATGGTCAGGACGCGACCGAGACTGGCCAGACCACGGTGGTCGGCCAGCATCAACGCTCCGAAGCCAATCATGGTGGTCAGCGAGGTAATAATCACGCCGGTCGCCGTCGAAGCCCCCAGCGAGTACCCACGGCTTTGACGTCGGTAGTCGTGCACCACGTGAACGCCGTCGTCGATGCCAATACCCAGGATCAACGGTAGCACGATCATATTGGCCGGGTTCAGGGGAATATCGGCAAATCCTTGAATGCCAAACAGCATCAGCCCCCCAAGTCCCACCGGGGTGAGAGCCAGGAGCGTGTTGGTCATGCTGCGGAAGTCGATCAGCAGGATGATCATCACGGCGATCAACGAGTAAATCGCCGCATGGATATAGCTTCGTTGCATTTGCCGGGAAGCGTAGAAGGTTTGCAGCGGCTGCCCGGTCACTTTGGAATCGACCGAAGTCACTTGCTTGACGAAACCTTCCAACGCATCCATATCCCAGATGCTGGCGTTGGGATAGATACGCAGCAGCAGTTGGTTGTTCTTACCCACAAATCGTGAGACGAGCGCTTCAGGCAGGTCATCGATGGTGGGTGGTTCGGGGTTCGAGATCACCGCCAGCGAGTGTAGCCATTGCAGTAGTTCGCCTGCGTTTCGCTGCTGAAACTGCGAGATGATCGCGTTGTATCTCGGTTCTGGCATCCCCCGCAGAAGTTCGCGGATTTGTGCCAAACGCCGGTAGGTGTGTTGTGCCGCAGGATCGTCAGGCGAAAGAAGCCGTTGCGAGTCCGCGAGTACCTGGCCCAGATGCCCTGCCTGGGGCACGGAGATGGTCGGCACGTTCTCCGGCAGCTTCTTTAAGCGTCGATCAAGATCCTCGATCATGACCAGCTTCTCCGGCGAGCTATCAGGCATCAGCGAGGCGATTTCTTCGACACGATTCACCGTCGACAACGCTTCAAACTTCTCTTTTCGCTTGAGCAGCGTCTCGCGGTCTTCGGCAATCGAGAGAGCGAACCAGACACTGCGGTCGGTATCGCTGATGAGCTTTTCTTCCCACTGAACGCTTTCCAGCCCTTTCGGCTGCAGGTTCAGCAGATTGTGATCGTAGCGCAGCTTCGGCACGCCGATCGCCAACAGTGCGACAACAACCAGTGAAGCCAGGAGGGTGATCTTGGGAGTCTTGAGTAGCGGCAACACCCACCAATCAAGATGCAGTGGCTTCGGCAATTGGTAGCGATTGCGATGCCGATCGGCCAGGTGAATGGAGGCCGGCAAGACGGTCATCGAAGCGATCAAACAAACCAACAAGCCACCACCGGCGATAATGCCCAGTTCGGCCACGCCTGTGAAATCGGTGAGCGATGCCGTGAAGAATGCGACCGCCGTCGTCAAACCACCAGTGACAATCCCCGGCCCAATATCGCGGGACGTCTGCACCAAGGCATCACCTGTCTTCTTTTCTTCGGCTTCCTTGAGATACCGCGCGACGTAGTGCACGCCAAAGTCGATGCCCAGCCCGATCAAGATGACGCCGAACGACACGCTCAAGATGTTCAGGTGACCCACAAAGGCCGTCGCAAAGCCGACCGACATGGCGATACCGATCAACAGTGCCACGACCGCCAGCAATGGATGCCGCAGGCCACCAAACGACGCCATGAACAGAAACGCGACGCCAACCAGGCTGATGACACTGGCCTTGGTCATGTCGACCTGGCTGCGTTCCATTTCGTCGTTTTCCATCACCGGAAGTCCGGTAAGGCCGAACTTCAATCCGGGATACTTCACTTGGAATCGGTCCAGAATTGTTCGCAGCTGTGCGATTGCTTCTTTCCCTTGGGCCAGCTCCGATTTGTCCTTCACCAAACGTAACAAGATCAGACCAAGCTGACCTTCGTTGGCCAGGAAGTAGTCGGAGTCGATCTGGCTCAATGCATTCAACGAATCGTTGGGCGGAACGAGAACCGAACCTTGCGATTCCCCCTGCCCCATCGCAGCCAGAAGATTGCTCGCCAGCCGATCCAGTTGCTGATGACTCTGCTCGGCCATCATCTGAGCCTGCGGAGAATTCGGTTGTCGCTGAGCGAAGAGCAGTTGTTGATTCAAGTTGTAAGCCAACTGGCCCACGCCCATCGAATCCCATTGCCCCTGCATCACGGGACGCAGACGCTGAAGTTGTTGATCGATCTTCGTCAGGTCTGACTCGGGCAGAAAGTGCAGCCCTTTCTCGCGTACCTTGCTGAGACCGCGCTCATGGAGCACCGCGTAGAAGGACTGTTCCTGGGCCATCAGTTGGGTGTAGAGATCTTCCAGCGCGGGAACGATTTCTTCCCGGCCAGGCCCTTCAATGATCACGACGACATCGTCATCGGCACCGAACTGATCGAGGTACTCAAGCCACAGCTGATTGAAACCACTTTGCTGGTTGATCAGATCCAGGCGACTTGTTTTGAACCCCAGGTGATTGGTCGCGTAGAAGACACAGAGCCCCGCGACCATGAAGGCCACCAACAGCACGACAATCGGAAAGCGCACCACCAAGCGTGTGCCCCAGGCCAGGGGTCTCGCGAGAAGCGATTTCTCTTCCGACGTTTCAGTATGCTTAGGCATGTGCCTTGATCGTTGGCTGATACACTCGGCGCACAGTCAACTGAATGTTGCCAAACGGATGGAATCCAAGTTCGCAGAATCTTACGCAAACGCTTACGCGGCGCTAAGAGCGAACTGGCAGTCCAGCAATGCTAGCACACGCCTCGGACTTTCGAAGGGTGGAAATTGTTTCCTCCCCCTCTCAAAGCCTTGCCAGATGCAAACCAAGGCAAGGCAAACAGACTAGATCCACATGAAGATTGTGGTGGTTAGCTAAGCCCAAACCACTTGCCGATCGATGGGCCATTGAATGCGGCAATGGCGGACTTTTCGTCCTTTTGAATATCGATCACTTTGCCAATCTTCATAATCTGGAATACTTCCAGAATATTGCCGGTCACATTGCAAACTTTGAATTTGATCTTCGCGTTCTTGCAATTCTTATTCAGCAGAATGAGCTTTCCGATCATTGCCGACGACATGTATTCGATCGCACGGAAGTTCAGGAGCAGTTTCTTGGCCGTGGCGGCTTCCAAAATCAATTGCTCGAATTCCTTCCCAACGCGATCGATCGCGGTTTCGTCCAAAATCGAAGACTGGATGAACTCAGCAACAACGACTTCTTGTACGTCGCGAACTTTTAAGTAATGGTATTTGATCGCCATGGAGTCGGCTTTCTAGAAATCGCCAGATGAACGAATGAAAAAGTTGGAACCCCTAGAAGGTTAGATAAGGACCACTAGGGAGGTCAATGGAGCCAGCCCTCTCCAGTTCCCCCGATTATCCTTACCTGACCGTCGAAAGCAAAGCCTAATCTTTGTTCTCACGAGTTTTCTGGCCCGATCGGAGGGTTCCTGGCTGCTCGAATCCATAGTATCAGCCCTGCTATCGTTGCTAAAGACGCACATCCCGCCAGCCCCAGGTACGCCGACTGCAAATGCGTGTTCTCACCCACCAGGCCTGCGGCGATCGCGCCGATCCCATTACCGACAGCAAACGAGACCCCATAACAGAGACTTCGCCGCGATCGGGGAGTGTATTTCGCGATCAAACTATTGAACACCGGTTGGTGCATGAAGAAGATCATCCCCCACGCTGCGACGCAGTACCACTTCCACTGTGGCGGGGCAAAGCTCATGCCGATTAGAAATGGAATCGTCCCGGCACAAATCAGCATTAATTGAAATTCCAGCCGCTTCGGACGAGCCATTTGGCCGGCCATGTACTGGCCAATGCATCCCAAGATGAGCGAACTGGCTGCCAGGATGTTCCCGCCAATCTCCCCCTGCGTTTGAAATCCGAGGACCTTCGCATCAGATAAAAAACGTGGCAAGAAGCTCATCACGCCGTGGTACGACAATCCGATCAAGCTCGACATGACCAGCAGCACGCCAAAGCTGGCCCAGTTGCCACGATCATCGGCGGCAGCCTGATCGACTTTCGAGAATACCCGTTCAGGCGACTGCAGCGTGAGATAGACGAACACCATGCCGATCGAAATCGACATAACACCCAGTACCGCATAAAAAGCGTGCCACGAGTGGGTCATCGAAAGCACGACGGCTGCGATCAAGGGAACTCCGCCAATTCCCAGTGAACCAAACACGCCATGCCAACCGAGCGTTTTGGGAAGCGTATCCGGAGTTGTTTCATGCGAAAGCAGCGCCAGACCGGCCGGATGATAAATGCTGGCCATCACCCCCATCAGAAACATCGAGGCGAACAGTAGCGGAAGCCCCGGCAGCACGATCGAGGTGAAGCAGGTCACGCCTCCGCCTATCAAGTAGAGGGCGAGCATTCGCTTCGCTCCGTAGCGGTCGACCAACCAGCCGGCCACCAGCGCCCCGACACCCCAGGGAAATCGCCATACGGTCTGCAGCCAGCCTGTGGTTGCCGAGCCGACATCGTATTGGGCGGCGATCGACTGCTCGACGCAGGGCAGCGATCCTTCCAGCACATGCACCATGGCGTGGGCCGCGCAGACCGCCAGAATCAAGATGACTAAGGGCTTTCCAACTGACTTCACCCGCGGCTAACCTCCGCCAGCTTGGCCAGCGTCTTTTCCGCCGCACCGCTATCGATCGCGATCTCCGCGAGTCGCGCACATTCGCTCAGTGAGTCATTCTTGCCGATGGTCCACAGGGCGGCAGCCGCGTTGATCACGACAATATCGCGAGCTCCCCCCTTCTCGCCAGCAAGAACACGGCGAATCATGGCCGCGCTTTCTTCCGGCCCGTCGACCAGCATGTCCTCTTTGCCTTGTCGCTGGATGCCGAATTCTTCCGGCTGCCAGACGATCGGCACCAATCCAGCTGGCGTCGCAATCGTGACATCCGTAACGTCGCTGATAGTGACTTCGTCCATCCCATCGCGTCCGGTCACAAATACCGCTTTGGTCGTCCCCAGTTTCTGCAGAGCACTGGCCAGCAGTTCTCGATATTCAGGCCGACCGACACCCAATAGCTGATAGGGTGCGTTGGCCGGATTACAAAGGGGACCGAGCAGATTGAAGATCGTCGGCACGCCCAACTTCTTTCGCACCGGAGCCACATGCTTCATCGAGCCATGCATCAGCGGCGCGAAGCAGAAGCAAATACCGACCTCATTCAAGCACTTTTCGATGGTCGGCACGTCGGCCTCGATGTTCACTCCCAGGCGGGAAAGAACGTCGGCGCTACCGGACTTGCTGGTCACGCTGCGATTACCATGCTTGGCAACCGTTACCCCGGCTGCCGCAATAACGATGGCCGTGGCCGTACTAATATTGAACGTCCCGCTACGATCCCCCCCAGTGCCACAGGTATCGATGAAGTCCTCGTTGGGGGACTCGATGGTGATCATGTGACTACGCATGGCGGTCGCGGCGCCGGCGATTTCATCGACGCTGGGCCCCTTATCGTTCAGGGCCAACAGCAGCGAGCCGATTTCATCGTCGCTCCAGGCTCCTTCCATCATTTGACCGATGGCGGCGGCCATTTCTTCGAGCGAAAGGTCTGTCCCGGACTGTACCTTGGCGATTACTTCTGAGTGCGACAACCGATCAACTCCCCGGGTTTAGGCCTGGTGCGTACGAGAAATCCGTCATTTTAGTCCCCACAGAGCCCCTGTCCTAGCCACGATGTCTCTGCCAGCGGGGGGCGAAAACTGTTATAACATGACGTTGTCGACACAGGTGGCACGCTAAACGGCTTCCCCAATTCGGCATGTGTTGAACCGGAATTAGACGCTTCATGCCCTAATCACTGGGGAGGACACGCCACAGTCAGCATCCTCACGAACACGCACCAGGAAGGCAGGAGGTTCCGTCCACTATGTCCAGGAAGGTCATTATCGACTGTGATCCCGGCATCGATGACGCCATCGCGCTCATGATTGCCCTCTTTGATCCGCGTCTGGACGTCATTGCGATTACCTCCACCGCCGGAAACGTTAACGCCGATCAAGCCTACACCAACTTGCAGGCTCTGATCGAGTGCCTCGACCCACCGCGACGTCCCCGCATTGCGATGGGGCCTGGTCCGCGGCTGGCCCCCCCGGTCGATTCAACGTTTTTGCATGGAAGTGACGGCCTGGCAGAAATCCACCTGAACGTCGCCAAGCTGCATCAAACACATTCGGCCGATAAGCTGATCAGCGACGAAGTTCGAGCTTTTCCGGATGAAGTCACCATCCTTTGCCTCGGCCCGATGACCAATGTAGCGAACTGCCTACAGCGTGACCCAACGTTTGCGTCGCAGGTCGGACAGGTCATCATCATGGGAGGTTCGCTCAACGGCATCGGCAACGTGACTCCCTGTGCGGAATTCAATTGCCATTTCGATGCTGAAAGTGCACGTCGCGTGTTGCACTCGAAGACGACCAAGACGGTCGTTCCGCTCGATATCGCCAGCCAGGTTACCTTTGGGATCGACCTGCTGGATCACATTCCCAAGAAAGAATCGCGCGTCACGAATCTACTGAACCAGATCTTGCCGTTCTCGTTCCGTTCGCATCGGCGTCACCTGGCTCAAGAAGGCATTTGCTTGAACGACGCCGTGGCACTGGTTGCCCTATTACAGCCGGAACTCTTTGAATCGGTTCCGATGGCAGGCGATGTCGAAACCCAAGGAGACCTGACGTTGGGTGCGACTATCTTCGATCAGCGAACGGTACGTACCTGGACGCCGAACATGGAAGTGATGACCAGCGTCGATACCGTCGGAGCGAAAGACTGCATCATTCGTGGGATTATCCAGGCCGTCAAAGAAACGGCCGAATAGTCACCTCGCCAGCGTTAGTTCTCAAACCGATTGCGAGCCGCCAGGCGAACGGTCTTTTCGACGAACTTGCCGTCGCGGTAGATCTCGAATCGGATGTCTTCGTCCAGCGGGCACAGGCTGACGATGTTGATCAATTGCAGATCGTCTTCCACTTCCTGACCGTAGAACTTGGTAATGACGTCGCCGACCTGGATCATCGCGGCTTCCGCTGGCGAGCCTGGCGTAACACCGCTAACCTTGGCGCCACGTGCCCGGAACAAGCCAATCTCTTTAGCGCCAGCCGCGTCGAAATCGGCGTCCATGCGAACACCAAAGAAAGCACGGGCAACCTGACCTTTTTCGATCAACTGCTCTGCCACACCCAAGGCCGCGTGAATCGGAATCGCGAAACCAATTCCATCATTCCCGCCTGAGTTACTGGCGATGGCCGTGTTCAGCCCCACCACTTCCCCGCGAAGATTAATCAGCGGCCCACCGCTGTTGCCAGGATTGATGGCGGCGTCGGTCTGAAAGAAGTTTTGTAGCTTCAAGCCTTGACGTCCCAGTTGCAGGTTGCGTCGTCCCACGGCGCTGATGATTCCGTAGGTGACCGTCTGGCTGAGACCAAACGGACTGCCGACGGCGAATACTTTCTCACCGACCTCTACTTGGGAACTGTCACCTACCTCGGCAGGGATCAAACGATCGGCATCGACTTCCACAACGGCCACGTCGGTATCTCGATCGGTGAGTACGCGTTTGGCACGAATCTGGCGACCATCTTCCAGGTAGATACGAATCCGCTCCAGCGGTGCCTGATTGATCACGTGGCGGTTGGTCAGAACGAAGAAGCTCTTTTCATGCTTGAAGATGATTCCGGCACCTGCCTCGTCGACTTCACTCGACTTCGAGAACCCATTTCCGGCCATGGTCGTTTCGATGTGCACAATCGAAGGACGCACATATTTGACGACCCGCTTCAGATGGTTGAGCTGACGCTCCAGAAAGTCGGCTTCGGCTAGTATCTCTTCCCGCATCGTTGCGCGATCGGCAGACACGAAATCGATGTCCTGGCCAAGGGTGAGGCCAGTTACCAGAAGAACAAGCGAAAGAGCAAGGAAAGATCGCATAGCATCGCTACCAAACCGGGGGGAGTCGTAGAGGCACAACCCATCATGAATCACACCACACAAGTTAGATCGTGCTAGCACCGGGATCAGGAAAAGAAAAACGGGATGAGTTTTGGACTCATCCCGTAGAAAGTTTTCGGATTGTAGCGGCCGTGCGTTACTTGACGGCTTGGGTGTCGTCGGTTTGAGCCCAACTGACTCCGTCGGGGCCGAGTTCTTCCAGTTCGCGTTGGCACTTGATGCACAAAGTGGCGTAAGGAAGAGCCTGCAGGCGAGCGATCGGAATGGTGGCGCTACAGCCTTCACATTCGCCGTACTTACCGGCTTTGATTTGTTCCAGTGCGGTGTCGATGCTCGCCAATTCGCGGCTTTCGACTTCGGCCAGCTGCGAACTCAGTTCGTCCTGGACCGAATCGAGTGCGAAGTCGACGACATCACCCGAAGTCTGCTCGAGTTCTTTCAGGAGACTCAAGTCCCCGGCGAGCGCCTTACGCAGGGCATCGCGACGGCGAAGGAGGATCTCCTTCATCTTGCCGATAAATTCGTCTCTTGAGCGTGCCATGGTGTCACCTTAGGAGCAGGAAAGTCGTATTTTTAGCGATTCGTTTCGCCCCTGCCTAGTATTTGAATGGACCACTTTTCCGCGATTCTATTCGCGGTCTTCGATCCCCCTAATCGGCGGGCAAATCTTGCACTGACTTGTAGTCACGCAACTATAGTACGCCTGTGGGATAGTAACCGGGAAATTTTTCGCTTGTTTCGCGTTATCCAGCAATTTACTGCGATTTGCTGTAATTGCCTTCCACTAAATACTTTACGCGACAAACAGGCATTTAGTTCGCAACCGAGGAGCCCCAAATAACTCAATCCGATTTCACGTTTGAGACACTTTCCTCTTGCGAAAACCGGGCCGAAAACCTCTGAGAGCGATCGATCGACGCAATCCGATCATCGTCATTTTGCTTTCGGAAACCTATCAAAATTCCCCGAGTGAGCCCTTTTTGATCGCTCCAATCTATAGGGGTACTGTTTTGACCTTACCGCCTGCGTGACCTATATGACTTAGCGAAATAGGCACATACCAACTGGCAGCCACTGCACGGTAGCCGTCAGCCGTGACCCAAAGTCCGCAGCGGATCCCAACCTTTTTCAAGCAGTATCATGGTCCAAAACAACGTCGCCCCCCGATCGAAACGCGATTCTCGACTTCTCGGAAAGTCGACCTCGGCGCTGGTATTGAAGATTGAAGGCACTGAGCGTGATGGTCAGATCATTCGTGTCCATGCGCCCAAATGCCTGGTCGGATCATCCGCAGATTGCCAACTGCGTCTGATCGCCGCCGATGTTCAGCCAAAGCACTGCGTGATCTATCGCGGCGCAAGTGGGATGATCGTGAAGTCGTGGACCCGCGACACACGCGTTAATGGCGACACCATCAGCGAGGCTTGGCTGCGCGTCGGTGATCGTTTGAGCCTGGGCAGCTTGAGCTTCGAAGTGCTCGCTGACCAACAAGCCGAATCGGCCAACGTCGCCCAACCGCTACCGAAAAAGTCTCCGTCGCCCCGAAAGCTGCGCAAGCAATCCCATCGCCGGATTCGTAATCTGTTGAATGTGGTCCGTAAGCAAAAGGACTCGTTCAGCGATCTACAAATCAAGCTCGACGAGACACAGCAACTGGTCGATTCCCTGCTGGCCCGCGAGTCCGACCCAGCCGTCGATGTCGAATCGTCGGAAGTGCGTATCGAACGTCGCAAGCGACACAACCAGCGTGCCCGGCTGCTGCTTAACCATGTTCGCGATCTGATCAGTAGCAATAACACGATTCAGGCCGAACTCCGCGAACAGTTGGAAATTAAGCAGAACCAAGTCAACGAAATTCGACGCGAGTTGACCAACAACGCGGATGCCACCGAAGAAGAACGGGCACGGCAGCGTCGTCTCGAGGCCGACCTGCAAGAATCCGAAGCGCTGATTGCTCACCTCAAAGAACAGTCCAGCGAACTTCAATCGCGCGAAGAGCGTCTGCGTGAGCGTTGGATCTCGACACGCAAGCTCGGTAAGAGCCGCGTGAAATCGATTCTTTCGCATCTACGTGGGGTTCGTAATCAGCTTTCACAGTTGGACGACCAGCCGAGCGAGGAAGAAGAACAAGGCGCTTCGCGACTCACTAAGTTGCGGCTGGCCTACGATGACGCATCGCGTGAACTCAACGAGAACCGTGACTCGCTCAAAGAGGCCGAAAGCGAGTTGGCCTGGACCCAACAGGAACTCGAGCAGCGCGAGCAGCACTCCGAGGAGTTGGGTCGCAAGATCGCCGCGTTGGAACAGGAACTAGTCGATGCCCAGAATGCTCAGCCAAGTGGCATGACCGACGAGGAAGTTGCCCAGCACCAGTCGCAGCTGAAGCAACTGCAGGATCAGCTCGACGACGCAACTTTACATGGCGATGACCTGAAACTGCAACTGGACGAACTTCGTCAGCAAAACTATGAGCTGCAGCAAGCGATCA includes:
- the trpD gene encoding anthranilate phosphoribosyltransferase, whose amino-acid sequence is MSHSEVIAKVQSGTDLSLEEMAAAIGQMMEGAWSDDEIGSLLLALNDKGPSVDEIAGAATAMRSHMITIESPNEDFIDTCGTGGDRSGTFNISTATAIVIAAAGVTVAKHGNRSVTSKSGSADVLSRLGVNIEADVPTIEKCLNEVGICFCFAPLMHGSMKHVAPVRKKLGVPTIFNLLGPLCNPANAPYQLLGVGRPEYRELLASALQKLGTTKAVFVTGRDGMDEVTISDVTDVTIATPAGLVPIVWQPEEFGIQRQGKEDMLVDGPEESAAMIRRVLAGEKGGARDIVVINAAAALWTIGKNDSLSECARLAEIAIDSGAAEKTLAKLAEVSRG
- a CDS encoding 3-hydroxyacyl-ACP dehydratase FabZ family protein, whose translation is MAREDLILDPASIDFDNVIADLEAVRKTNPQRYEMEQLTGIVYDDVEAGICAGYMDIAQDAFWVRGHMPGMPLMPGVLMCEMAAQVSTWYVVVHDLMPGKRMGFGGLDEVKFRGIVRPGDRLLCVLKQTRYRPNRMLVCAFQSFVGNTMVAEGVIRGIPLPDEI
- a CDS encoding MMPL family transporter, which produces MPKHTETSEEKSLLARPLAWGTRLVVRFPIVVLLVAFMVAGLCVFYATNHLGFKTSRLDLINQQSGFNQLWLEYLDQFGADDDVVVIIEGPGREEIVPALEDLYTQLMAQEQSFYAVLHERGLSKVREKGLHFLPESDLTKIDQQLQRLRPVMQGQWDSMGVGQLAYNLNQQLLFAQRQPNSPQAQMMAEQSHQQLDRLASNLLAAMGQGESQGSVLVPPNDSLNALSQIDSDYFLANEGQLGLILLRLVKDKSELAQGKEAIAQLRTILDRFQVKYPGLKFGLTGLPVMENDEMERSQVDMTKASVISLVGVAFLFMASFGGLRHPLLAVVALLIGIAMSVGFATAFVGHLNILSVSFGVILIGLGIDFGVHYVARYLKEAEEKKTGDALVQTSRDIGPGIVTGGLTTAVAFFTASLTDFTGVAELGIIAGGGLLVCLIASMTVLPASIHLADRHRNRYQLPKPLHLDWWVLPLLKTPKITLLASLVVVALLAIGVPKLRYDHNLLNLQPKGLESVQWEEKLISDTDRSVWFALSIAEDRETLLKRKEKFEALSTVNRVEEIASLMPDSSPEKLVMIEDLDRRLKKLPENVPTISVPQAGHLGQVLADSQRLLSPDDPAAQHTYRRLAQIRELLRGMPEPRYNAIISQFQQRNAGELLQWLHSLAVISNPEPPTIDDLPEALVSRFVGKNNQLLLRIYPNASIWDMDALEGFVKQVTSVDSKVTGQPLQTFYASRQMQRSYIHAAIYSLIAVMIILLIDFRSMTNTLLALTPVGLGGLMLFGIQGFADIPLNPANMIVLPLILGIGIDDGVHVVHDYRRQSRGYSLGASTATGVIITSLTTMIGFGALMLADHRGLASLGRVLTIGVACCLFTSLVVLPCLLTILSGFRRELPEVDSTASPARDRPRGRKLASIPDEPNSHPHKEPSGEDADSREAFDESSPKR
- a CDS encoding STAS domain-containing protein; translation: MAIKYHYLKVRDVQEVVVAEFIQSSILDETAIDRVGKEFEQLILEAATAKKLLLNFRAIEYMSSAMIGKLILLNKNCKNAKIKFKVCNVTGNILEVFQIMKIGKVIDIQKDEKSAIAAFNGPSIGKWFGLS
- a CDS encoding 50S ribosomal protein bL37, translated to MAKPHRKLKKANHGARPASAKARKAKRKNIKT
- the trmB gene encoding tRNA (guanosine(46)-N7)-methyltransferase TrmB; this translates as MGRKALPKLKPEVDYSQHFFESDVLETRPDLQSYFPMQQPLEVEVGTGKGLFMKTASGQFPEHNFLGIEIAFKYARFAGYKLAKEGRSNAVMFHGDGQKIFRETIPSDSLEAVHVYFPDPWWKTKHHRRRLMNEEFCQQIQRVLRPGGKLHFWTDVLDYFEMAVDTLHSATTLQGPIDVEESPAEHDLDYRTHFERRMRKNEMDVFRSQFLKPEA
- a CDS encoding MFS transporter, with amino-acid sequence MKSVGKPLVILILAVCAAHAMVHVLEGSLPCVEQSIAAQYDVGSATTGWLQTVWRFPWGVGALVAGWLVDRYGAKRMLALYLIGGGVTCFTSIVLPGLPLLFASMFLMGVMASIYHPAGLALLSHETTPDTLPKTLGWHGVFGSLGIGGVPLIAAVVLSMTHSWHAFYAVLGVMSISIGMVFVYLTLQSPERVFSKVDQAAADDRGNWASFGVLLVMSSLIGLSYHGVMSFLPRFLSDAKVLGFQTQGEIGGNILAASSLILGCIGQYMAGQMARPKRLEFQLMLICAGTIPFLIGMSFAPPQWKWYCVAAWGMIFFMHQPVFNSLIAKYTPRSRRSLCYGVSFAVGNGIGAIAAGLVGENTHLQSAYLGLAGCASLATIAGLILWIRAARNPPIGPENS
- a CDS encoding rhomboid family intramembrane serine protease, with translation MLFPLIDENPTRRWPIVTVGLIAINTLLLLGMLGLDPLEHNRLFLEYGFVPQRFTEALGSGEAVRIDLEGLVQGSPEAREVLENGESDTVITLPATMTAALGTIFSSMFLHAGIAHLVGNMWFLWIFGNNVEDRLGHVPYLLFYLLGGIFAALAHWATATSTGALIPTVGASGAVAVILGAYAVTYPKAQVRCMLFLFVIFFMIDLPALAVLGIWITFQLVQGLGALHVGLDGGVAWWAHIGGFIFGMAIMPLLAMIIPDTTYSAVLKKERSFQFDPSRHDEFRF